Proteins encoded together in one Thermomonospora curvata DSM 43183 window:
- a CDS encoding WxL domain-containing protein — protein sequence MKFNLRRLTRATAVVAGAGLLGLSLAATPAAAAGPSITVTPTSELNPDGQDIRVVGSGFDPNANNGFGIYVSFGPKNGDQWYLNANAFQATKWVHKNASGSPSQAKMNADGTFDITLTGIKARYTDGDGNQVDCLVTQCYILTFAAHGLPDRSQDTAIPVTFVGGDNPGGGDDNGGGQPPAGDSKDQVIIANVTRTGALTLSVAGTEVTLSDAAPGGNATGRLNKATVTDARGTDAGWSLVGQMSDLASAEGDIIPAANMGWTPTASVVNDGSNATVTPGPAVRGLDVARTLASSEGGSSGGVFEAGAALDLLIPAGVATGTYTGTLTLTLS from the coding sequence ATGAAGTTCAACCTCCGGCGGCTCACCCGCGCCACCGCCGTCGTGGCCGGCGCCGGGTTGCTCGGGCTCAGCCTGGCGGCCACCCCCGCCGCCGCGGCCGGCCCCTCGATCACCGTCACCCCGACCAGCGAGCTGAACCCCGACGGCCAGGACATCCGCGTCGTCGGCTCGGGCTTCGACCCCAACGCCAACAACGGCTTCGGCATCTACGTGTCCTTCGGCCCCAAGAACGGCGACCAGTGGTACCTGAACGCCAACGCCTTCCAGGCCACCAAGTGGGTGCACAAGAACGCCTCCGGCAGCCCCAGCCAGGCCAAGATGAACGCCGACGGCACCTTCGACATCACCCTCACGGGCATCAAGGCCCGCTACACCGACGGTGACGGCAACCAGGTCGACTGCCTGGTCACCCAGTGCTACATCCTCACCTTCGCCGCGCACGGCCTGCCCGACCGCAGCCAGGACACCGCCATCCCGGTGACGTTCGTCGGCGGCGACAACCCCGGTGGCGGCGACGACAACGGCGGCGGGCAGCCCCCGGCCGGCGACAGCAAGGACCAGGTGATCATCGCCAACGTCACCCGGACCGGCGCGCTGACCCTGTCGGTGGCCGGCACCGAGGTGACCCTCAGCGACGCCGCCCCCGGCGGCAACGCCACCGGCCGGCTCAACAAGGCCACCGTCACCGACGCCCGCGGCACCGACGCCGGCTGGAGCCTGGTCGGCCAGATGAGCGACCTGGCCTCCGCCGAGGGGGACATCATTCCCGCCGCCAACATGGGCTGGACCCCCACCGCCTCGGTGGTGAACGACGGCTCCAACGCCACGGTCACCCCGGGGCCGGCCGTCCGGGGCCTGGACGTGGCCCGTACCCTGGCCTCCTCGGAGGGCGGCAGCAGCGGCGGTGTCTTCGAGGCCGGCGCGGCGCTCGACCTGCTCATCCCGGCCGGTGTGGCCACCGGCACCTACACCGGCACCCTCACCCTGACCCTGTCCTGA
- a CDS encoding glycosyltransferase: protein MHVLRLCPVFEPPATALLGRGARFAPIGGMHSHTAQLTRALDELGVRQTVVTTRPPTAPAVARLGRHCRVVRLGASGPLSRHCYGPAAWRRAPTLVRGVDLVHAHLGEDPVVMPLALRTAACAGAPLVVTVHHSLQHTLRVSGPRSLLLKTVGGALERRLLEHADAVITLTERLHDLLPGDAVHVIPSGLGPEFTARSPARTWRMPDGDAVRPRLGYVGRLQAHKSVDVLLRAFALLGGDGGRLLIVGDGPQRPRLRRLAGRLGIAERVTFLGALSHDQIPAVLRTLDAVVLPSRCEEFGSILPEAMHCGVPVVATQVGGIPELIEHGRSGLLVPPGSPARLADALRRLLGDPGLAAAMAGRARRRVRGHTWDRLARRVLKVYQSVLTTPAPQPLPASKVVPIK, encoded by the coding sequence ATGCATGTGCTCCGTCTGTGTCCGGTGTTCGAGCCCCCGGCCACCGCCCTGCTGGGGCGCGGCGCGCGCTTTGCTCCGATCGGCGGCATGCACAGCCACACCGCGCAGCTCACCCGGGCCCTGGACGAACTGGGCGTCCGGCAGACCGTGGTCACCACCCGTCCCCCGACCGCGCCGGCGGTCGCCAGGCTGGGACGGCACTGCCGGGTGGTGCGGCTGGGGGCGTCGGGACCGCTGTCCCGCCACTGCTACGGCCCGGCGGCCTGGCGGCGGGCCCCGACCCTGGTACGGGGCGTGGACCTGGTCCACGCGCACCTGGGCGAGGACCCGGTCGTCATGCCGCTGGCCCTGCGCACCGCGGCGTGCGCCGGGGCGCCGCTGGTGGTGACCGTTCACCACAGCCTGCAGCACACGCTGCGGGTGAGCGGGCCCCGGTCGCTGCTGCTGAAAACCGTCGGCGGAGCGCTGGAGCGGCGCCTGCTGGAACACGCGGACGCGGTGATCACGCTGACCGAGCGGCTGCACGACCTGCTGCCCGGCGACGCCGTTCACGTCATCCCCTCCGGGCTCGGTCCCGAGTTCACCGCGCGATCGCCGGCGCGGACATGGCGGATGCCGGACGGCGATGCGGTGCGTCCCAGGCTCGGCTATGTGGGCAGGCTGCAGGCCCACAAGAGCGTCGACGTCCTGCTGCGGGCCTTCGCGCTGCTGGGCGGCGACGGCGGGCGCCTGCTCATCGTCGGGGACGGGCCGCAGCGGCCCCGGCTGCGGCGGCTGGCCGGCCGGCTGGGGATCGCCGAACGCGTCACCTTCCTGGGCGCCCTGTCCCACGACCAGATCCCGGCCGTCCTGCGCACGCTGGATGCGGTGGTGCTGCCGTCCCGCTGTGAAGAGTTCGGCTCGATCCTGCCGGAGGCCATGCACTGCGGCGTCCCCGTGGTGGCCACCCAGGTCGGCGGCATCCCCGAGCTGATCGAGCACGGCCGCAGCGGGCTGCTGGTGCCGCCCGGCTCCCCGGCCCGCCTGGCGGACGCGCTGCGCCGGCTGCTGGGCGATCCCGGGCTGGCCGCCGCCATGGCCGGCCGCGCCCGCCGTCGGGTCCGCGGCCACACCTGGGACCGCCTGGCCCGGCGCGTGCTGAAGGTCTACCAGTCGGTCCTCACGACTCCGGCGCCACAGCCCTTGCCCGCGTCCAAAGTCGTTCCGATCAAATGA
- a CDS encoding heme ABC transporter ATP-binding protein: protein MIALRRRPRLPEPAAPGTVALSARGLAVRREGRTVLSGIDLEVRHGEMLLLVGPNGAGKSTLLGALCGDIRPAEGRVTIAGRPLESWTARELAMRRAMLPQHHAVAFSFTVADIVRMGRSPWVGTPLEEEDEEAVQQAMREADIDAFADRPFTALSGGEQARAALARVLAQRTATLLLDEPTAALDIRHQELVFTVLTAQAAAGRAVVAVVHDLDLAATYADRVAVLSGGAVVACGPPAQVLTAPLLSEVYRHRIEVLPHPRTARPVILPER from the coding sequence ATGATCGCGCTGCGCCGTCGGCCGCGGCTGCCCGAGCCCGCCGCACCGGGCACGGTGGCGCTGTCCGCTCGCGGCCTGGCCGTCCGCAGGGAGGGCCGCACCGTGCTGTCGGGGATCGACCTGGAGGTCCGCCACGGCGAGATGCTGCTGCTGGTGGGCCCCAACGGGGCGGGCAAGTCCACCCTGCTGGGAGCATTGTGCGGGGACATCCGGCCCGCCGAGGGCCGGGTGACGATCGCGGGCCGTCCGCTGGAGTCGTGGACGGCGCGCGAGCTGGCCATGCGCCGGGCCATGCTGCCCCAGCACCATGCGGTGGCGTTCTCCTTCACGGTGGCCGACATCGTCCGGATGGGCCGCTCGCCGTGGGTCGGCACCCCGCTGGAGGAGGAGGACGAAGAGGCCGTGCAGCAGGCCATGCGCGAGGCCGACATCGACGCCTTCGCCGACCGGCCCTTCACCGCGCTGTCGGGCGGCGAGCAGGCGAGGGCGGCGCTGGCGCGGGTGCTCGCCCAGCGCACCGCGACGCTGCTGCTGGACGAGCCGACCGCCGCCTTGGACATCAGGCACCAGGAGCTGGTGTTCACGGTGCTGACCGCCCAGGCCGCCGCCGGCCGGGCGGTCGTGGCGGTGGTGCACGACCTGGACCTGGCCGCCACCTACGCCGACCGGGTCGCGGTGCTGTCGGGCGGCGCCGTGGTGGCCTGCGGGCCGCCGGCACAGGTCCTCACCGCGCCGCTGCTCAGCGAGGTCTACCGGCACCGCATCGAGGTGCTGCCGCATCCCCGCACGGCCCGTCCGGTCATCCTCCCCGAGCGATGA
- a CDS encoding heme oxygenase (biliverdin-producing), whose protein sequence is MGEARPESTLERFSIRLRAATRTDHSDNEHSAYMSALLDGRLAREQYAALVGQLYFVYDLLEQAADRMRRDAVAASFDLPGLRRREALKADLEFYYGPDWAERVQANDATRRYCDRLREVCFDWPGGFVAHHYTRYLGDLSGGQAIATLVTRTYGLSDDDGVRFYRFAEKPKHLKDRYRQLLDEAPWDEPERARIIEEVKVAYRLNAELTARLAHDLRIDPAA, encoded by the coding sequence GTGGGCGAAGCGCGCCCGGAGAGCACTTTGGAACGTTTCTCGATCCGGTTGCGGGCGGCCACCCGCACCGATCACAGTGACAACGAGCACTCGGCCTACATGAGCGCTCTGCTGGACGGCCGGCTGGCCCGCGAGCAGTACGCCGCCCTGGTCGGGCAGCTCTACTTCGTCTACGACCTGCTGGAGCAGGCCGCCGACCGGATGCGACGGGACGCGGTGGCCGCCTCGTTCGACCTTCCCGGGCTGCGCCGCCGTGAGGCCCTGAAAGCCGACCTGGAGTTCTACTACGGGCCGGACTGGGCCGAGCGCGTGCAGGCCAACGACGCCACCCGCCGCTACTGCGACCGGCTGCGCGAGGTGTGCTTCGACTGGCCCGGCGGGTTCGTGGCCCACCACTACACCCGCTACCTGGGCGACCTGTCCGGCGGGCAGGCCATCGCCACTCTCGTGACGCGGACCTACGGCCTCAGCGACGACGACGGCGTGCGCTTCTACCGTTTCGCGGAAAAGCCCAAGCACCTCAAGGACCGCTACCGGCAGCTCCTGGACGAGGCGCCCTGGGACGAGCCCGAGCGGGCGCGGATCATCGAGGAGGTCAAGGTCGCCTACCGGCTGAACGCCGAGCTGACCGCCCGCCTCGCCCACGACCTGCGCATCGACCCCGCCGCCTGA
- a CDS encoding heme/hemin ABC transporter substrate-binding protein — MALALLAGLGLSGCAAGTAPAAGGGQDPAAGCGPSSMKVSYEPDPIEPAPTPKLPVTVKSADGRKVTVRSADRILAVNMYGSIAEIVFSLGLGDRLVGRDASTTFAAARDLPLVTVNGHDLSAEAILRLNPTVVLTDAGIGPAEVLDQLRASGIPVVLIGDEQTLPAVGEHITEVAAALGVPEAGQKLKKRVDEEIESARKQAPSGGEPLRVAFLYLRGTAGVYLIGGRGAGSDALIEAIGAVDAGSAAGLTEFRPLTSEGMINAAPDVILVLTAGLKSVGGVDGLVKLPGIAQTPAGRNRRIVDADDGTLLTFGTRTGKTIKALADAVYRPCES, encoded by the coding sequence GTGGCACTCGCCCTGCTGGCCGGGCTGGGGCTGAGCGGATGCGCGGCGGGCACCGCGCCCGCCGCCGGCGGCGGCCAGGACCCGGCGGCCGGGTGCGGGCCGTCGTCGATGAAGGTCTCCTACGAGCCGGACCCGATCGAGCCTGCGCCCACTCCCAAGCTGCCGGTCACGGTGAAGTCCGCCGACGGCCGCAAGGTCACCGTGCGCAGCGCCGACCGCATCCTGGCGGTCAACATGTACGGCTCGATCGCCGAGATCGTCTTCAGCCTGGGCCTGGGGGACCGGCTGGTCGGCCGGGACGCCTCCACCACCTTCGCCGCCGCCCGTGACCTGCCGCTGGTGACCGTCAACGGGCACGACCTGTCGGCCGAGGCCATCTTGCGGCTGAACCCCACCGTGGTGCTCACCGACGCCGGGATCGGGCCGGCCGAGGTCCTGGACCAGCTGCGCGCCTCGGGCATCCCGGTCGTCCTGATCGGCGACGAGCAGACCCTGCCGGCCGTCGGCGAGCACATCACCGAGGTCGCCGCCGCGCTGGGCGTCCCGGAGGCCGGCCAGAAGCTCAAAAAGCGGGTCGATGAGGAGATCGAGTCGGCCAGAAAGCAGGCCCCGTCCGGCGGTGAGCCGCTGCGGGTGGCGTTCTTGTACCTGCGCGGCACCGCCGGGGTCTACCTGATCGGCGGGCGGGGCGCCGGCTCGGACGCGCTGATCGAGGCGATCGGCGCCGTCGACGCCGGGTCGGCCGCCGGGCTGACCGAGTTCCGGCCGCTGACCAGCGAAGGCATGATCAACGCCGCACCCGATGTGATCTTGGTGCTGACCGCCGGGCTGAAGTCGGTCGGCGGCGTGGACGGCCTGGTCAAGCTGCCCGGCATCGCGCAGACCCCGGCCGGCCGCAACCGCCGGATCGTGGACGCCGACGACGGCACGCTGCTGACCTTCGGCACCCGCACCGGCAAGACCATCAAGGCCCTGGCCGACGCCGTCTACCGGCCCTGTGAGTCGTGA
- a CDS encoding winged helix-turn-helix domain-containing protein, which produces MNHPRHRLDEVIHAPVRFAVMATLAAADRAEFAFVRDTVEITDSALSKQVSTLEKAGYVKVTKGYVGKRPRTWLSLTPAGRSAFASHCAALREIVDSALSPPA; this is translated from the coding sequence ATGAACCACCCCCGGCACCGGCTCGACGAGGTCATCCACGCGCCCGTGCGCTTTGCGGTCATGGCGACGCTGGCCGCCGCGGACCGGGCCGAGTTCGCCTTCGTCCGCGACACCGTCGAGATCACCGACTCGGCGCTGTCCAAGCAGGTCTCCACCCTGGAGAAGGCCGGCTACGTCAAGGTCACCAAGGGATATGTGGGCAAGCGCCCCCGCACCTGGCTCTCCCTCACCCCCGCCGGACGCTCCGCCTTCGCCTCCCACTGCGCCGCCTTGCGCGAGATCGTCGACAGCGCCTTGAGCCCACCGGCATAG
- a CDS encoding DUF2470 domain-containing protein — protein sequence MEQEPFTPDVVEAIARHMNDDHAEDSVLIVRALGGQPEATAAVLTGLDADGVDFSVEVEGRTVPVRIPWSRRLTERSQVRVEVVRMYDEARKALGLPPREQNRSH from the coding sequence GTGGAGCAGGAACCGTTCACCCCGGACGTGGTCGAGGCGATCGCCCGGCACATGAACGACGACCACGCCGAGGACTCGGTGCTGATCGTGCGGGCGCTGGGCGGGCAGCCCGAGGCCACCGCCGCGGTGCTGACCGGTCTGGACGCCGACGGCGTGGACTTCTCGGTGGAGGTGGAGGGGCGGACCGTCCCGGTGCGCATCCCCTGGAGCAGGCGGCTGACCGAACGCTCCCAGGTGCGGGTCGAGGTGGTGCGGATGTACGACGAGGCGCGCAAGGCGCTGGGGCTGCCCCCGCGGGAGCAGAACCGTTCGCACTGA
- a CDS encoding cation:proton antiporter regulatory subunit, whose translation MDVERTALPGIGLQHVFTTRRGRQIGVVSHRNGQRDLAVYDKEDPDTCVVMVKLTPEEANVLAELLGTERVVERLAELHRQVEGLVTEQIPITAGSPYDGRTLGSTQARSRTGASIVAVVRDAQVIVSPRPDFVFAAGDKVVVVGTGEGTAAVARIFSDG comes from the coding sequence GTGGACGTAGAACGGACGGCGCTGCCCGGCATCGGGCTGCAGCATGTGTTCACCACCCGCCGGGGGCGGCAGATCGGGGTGGTCTCACACCGCAATGGACAGCGGGACCTGGCCGTCTACGACAAAGAAGACCCCGACACCTGCGTGGTGATGGTGAAACTGACTCCAGAGGAGGCGAACGTGCTGGCGGAACTGCTGGGGACCGAGCGGGTGGTGGAGCGGCTGGCCGAGCTGCACCGGCAAGTGGAAGGGCTGGTCACAGAGCAGATACCGATAACAGCGGGCTCCCCCTACGACGGCCGCACCCTCGGCTCCACTCAGGCCCGCAGCCGGACCGGCGCCTCCATCGTGGCGGTGGTCCGGGACGCCCAGGTGATCGTCAGCCCACGCCCCGACTTCGTGTTCGCCGCCGGTGACAAGGTCGTCGTCGTCGGCACCGGAGAGGGTACGGCTGCGGTGGCCCGTATCTTCTCGGACGGGTGA
- a CDS encoding FecCD family ABC transporter permease yields the protein MNGVEPGRLSKGTVAPAAGPATEKGGRAQQAQVAAAKGGVLRGGLLIAVLAVALGAMIVVAASLGQVNIPPAEVLGSIAHRLGLDIGPLPSGPQAENALWVVRFPRVALAAVTGAALACSGAVMQGVFGNPLAEPGVIGVSWGAAVGAATVIVFGLNALGNWTVVLAAFAAGMLTTLLVYAMSRQGGRTEVVTLLLTGIAVNAIATAALGLLMFISSSDALRSITSWQLGSLASATWPAVATVAPCALAGIAVSCACARSLDVLALGERVARQLGVDVERLRFTGIVIIALTTSAAVAFSGIIAFVGLVVPHLIRMAIGPGHRTLIPASALGGAVLVVTADLVARTSIPYQELPLGVLTSLVGGPFFFWLLRRTRSKSGGWG from the coding sequence GTGAACGGCGTGGAGCCGGGACGTCTTTCGAAGGGAACGGTCGCGCCCGCGGCCGGGCCGGCGACGGAAAAGGGCGGGCGGGCGCAGCAGGCGCAGGTCGCCGCGGCCAAGGGGGGCGTGCTGCGCGGCGGGCTGCTGATCGCCGTGCTGGCGGTCGCGCTCGGCGCGATGATCGTCGTGGCGGCGAGCCTGGGGCAGGTCAACATTCCGCCGGCAGAGGTGCTGGGGTCCATCGCGCACCGGCTCGGGCTGGACATCGGGCCGCTGCCGTCCGGGCCGCAGGCCGAGAACGCGCTGTGGGTGGTGCGCTTTCCGCGCGTTGCGCTGGCCGCGGTCACCGGGGCGGCACTGGCCTGCTCGGGCGCGGTGATGCAGGGGGTGTTCGGCAACCCGCTGGCCGAGCCCGGCGTCATCGGGGTCTCCTGGGGCGCGGCGGTGGGCGCGGCCACGGTGATCGTGTTCGGCCTGAACGCGTTGGGCAACTGGACGGTCGTGCTGGCCGCCTTCGCGGCCGGGATGCTCACCACGCTGCTGGTCTATGCGATGTCCCGGCAGGGGGGACGGACCGAGGTGGTCACCTTGCTGCTCACCGGCATCGCGGTGAACGCCATCGCCACCGCGGCGCTGGGCCTGCTGATGTTCATCTCCAGCAGCGACGCGCTGCGCTCCATCACCTCCTGGCAGCTGGGCAGCCTGGCCTCGGCGACCTGGCCGGCGGTGGCGACCGTGGCGCCGTGCGCGCTGGCCGGGATCGCCGTCTCCTGCGCCTGCGCCCGCAGCCTGGATGTGCTGGCGCTCGGCGAGCGGGTGGCCCGGCAGCTGGGCGTGGACGTGGAGCGGCTGCGCTTCACCGGCATCGTGATCATCGCGTTGACCACCTCGGCGGCGGTGGCCTTCAGCGGGATCATCGCCTTCGTCGGGCTGGTGGTGCCGCACCTGATCCGGATGGCGATCGGCCCGGGGCACCGCACGCTGATCCCGGCCAGCGCGCTGGGCGGGGCGGTGCTGGTGGTCACCGCCGACCTGGTCGCCCGCACCTCCATCCCCTACCAGGAGCTGCCGCTGGGGGTGCTGACCTCGCTGGTGGGCGGCCCGTTCTTCTTCTGGCTGCTCCGCCGCACCCGCAGCAAGTCGGGAGGCTGGGGATGA